A single genomic interval of Penicillium psychrofluorescens genome assembly, chromosome: 2 harbors:
- a CDS encoding uncharacterized protein (ID:PFLUO_002478-T1.cds;~source:funannotate): MSMLPGPAGITAPTEQMRELGVEPEEVRRMSQAGTHPGVRQRLWGLQARLDPTVTFEEFTYWAKVEREMEAEEYRRYKAVTSGGGILGSIKGYFTSNAYEDARIQEDNSRALQSHEESTQWSEKKTVPVVNADGTASPIAPSTTHDFDAEWRQAARALRTAGWGSIFYLITTDILGWGQTPYVFSNTGFGLGAGIFILMGIAAALSGWMIWYVFIGLDSSRFPVLSFGDPFFRLYGPKTRHFINVTQALQMFLMVAVVLLGQTGIISQLSGSVNLCFIVCGVISLVVSMASGYMRSLKHLGWFCNAAVWINVISFIIICVAAAKFGPDPAPAVQNGILPKIWNTPGHMYPVTTFTNAPPAKFQPTDTNLFAAKFNGINSMVYAYSGALFFVAFLAEMRHPMDFWKAVFLAQGFITIVYVFFGAFSYAFYGQYSYVVINQVVKPLSLQILSNVLALITGWLAVFLYFNVAMKTVYLEIGQELLHLPPITTTKGKYLWWALGPFYWILAFVISMSVPQFTAFTNFVGGLFSLNFTYSFSGIMCLAYKIQDGARLPGEGFDPATGVTTRYDSGVKRWIRGFTKTWYISLPILIYVGCGLASSGMGTWAAILALEGAYGPNGSVLTSWTCVNPYYNP; this comes from the exons atgtctATGCTTCCAGGCCCTGCGGGCATCACAGCTCCTACTGAGCAGATGCGCGAACTGGGCGTTGAGCCTGAGGAGGTCCGCAGGATGTCCCAAGCCGGCACGCACCCCGGTGTGCGCCAGCGCCTTTGGGGCTTGCAGGCGCGCCTTGATCCTACCGTGACCTTCGAAGAATTCACCTACTGGGCTAAGGTTGAACGTGAAATGGAAGCCGAGGAGTATCGCCGCTACAAGGCTGTCACATCAGGGGGCGGCATTCTGGGATCCATCAAGGGCTATTTTACCAGCAATGCCTACGAGGACGCTAGAATCCAGGAAGACAACTCGCGTGCGCTGCAAAGCCACGAGGAATCTACCCAGTGGTCCGAAAAGAAGACGGTGCCAGTTGTCAATGCCGATGGCACCGCTAGCCCTATCGCCCCCTCCACCACACACGACTTCGACGCTGAGTGGCGACAGGCTGCAAGAGCCCTGCGAACAGCTGGCTGGGGGTCTATTTTCTACTTGATCACGACCGACATTCTCGGCTGGGGTCAAACGCCGTACGTCTTCTCCAACACTGGCTTCGGGCTCGGCGCCGGTATCTTTATTCTCATGGGTATCGCTGCCGCCTTATCTGGATGGATGATTTGGTATGTCTTCATCGGTCTCGACTCGTCTCGGTTCCCGGTATTGAGCTTTGGCGACCCCTTCTTCCGTCTCTATGGGCCCAAGACCCGTCACTTCATCAACGTCACTCAAGCCCTCCAGATGTTTCTCATGGTGGCCGTcgtcctccttggccagacTGGTATCATTTCCCAGCTCTCTGGAAGCGTCAATCTCTGTTTTATTGTTTGCGGTGTCATTTCCCTCGTCGTCAGTATGGCGAGCGGCTATATGCGATCTCTAAAGCACCTTGGCTGGTTCTGCAACGCGGCAGTGTGGATCAATGTTATTTCCTTCATCATAAT TTGCGTTGCCGCGGCCAAGTTTGGCCCTGATCCAGCTCCTGCCGTCCAAAACGGCATTTTGCCCAAGATATGGAATACGCCAGGGCATATGTACCCGGTAACTACGTTCACCAATGCCCCACCGGCCAAATTTCAGCCTACAGACACGAACCTTTTTGCCGCAAAGTTCAACGGCATCAACAGCATGGTTT ATGCTTACTCCGGAGCTCTCTTTTTCGTCGCCTTCTTGGCCGAGATGCGACATCCTATGGACTTTTGGAAGGCTGTGTTCCTCGCACAAGGGTTCATTACCATCGTCTATGTCTTTTTCGGTGCTTTC TCCTATGCTTTTTACGGACAGTACAGCTACGTTGTCATAAACCAGGTTGTGAAGCCACTTAGTCTCCAGATTTTGAGCAATGTTCTCGCGCTGATTACCGGTTGGCTTGCCGTCT TTCTATATTTCAATGTTGCTATGAAGACTGTCTATCTCGAGATCGGCCAGGaacttctccatcttcccccGATCACGACAACAAAGGGCAAGTACCTCTGGTGGGCTCTAGGCCCGTTTTACTGGATTCTCGCCTTCGTGATCTCCATGTCGGTTCCCCAATTCACCGCCTTCACCAACTTCGTGGGAGGACTGTTTAGTCTGAATTTCACATATTCCTTTTCTGGAATTATGTGCCTGGCTTATAAGATCCAGGATGGTGCTAGGTTACCAGGCGAAGGGTTCGACCCGGCTACTGGTGTGACCACTCGCTACGATAGTGGTGTTAAGAGATGGATCCGAGGATTCACCAAGACCTGGTATATAAGCTTGCCTATCCTGATTTACGTTGGTTGTGGTCTTGCTTCATCTGGGATGGGTACCTGGGCCGCTATCTTGGCTCTCGAGGGGGCATATGGCCCCAATGGCTCAGTCCTCACTTCCTGGACATGCGTCAATCCCTACTACAACCCCTAG
- a CDS encoding uncharacterized protein (ID:PFLUO_002479-T1.cds;~source:funannotate), translating into MSDRLRRATEKFKILSKMRPWPPHRLRKRQREDDPGRCHLMELPTELLLEIISHLTLLPEAALALTCKRMFAISGEILASKSLRFSRDFAPLFHHYRNGHNYVTPRWQFLTLLENSRWRLCSKCLKLHPRAAFLPRELRRKADNRTCNVGELAGIVDLCPCKKLTFRDKMDLVDHLRMRQITLTALKSQFGNSVTDRYCWHSCTEQYGPTELKIALFPEINEENQLVVRTEYHLTTEPGQIGKEECMTPRFGCAHRSVDLWLASVYQTTICRLYDSFCTSCRRISVCSACNTTLKCPRKQPLNTDKSGKRATYSFWTQRSLGSISSVPDQDWAIQRIHPAEPSISVDNCNELCPWTVREHPPLAFAPSLDQEIIDPAMNDQTMSQLYSSIRMI; encoded by the coding sequence ATGTCGGATCGCCTGCGCCGTGCTACAGAGAAATTCAAGATTTTGTCCAAAATGCGACCTTGGCCACCACATCGTTTGAGGAAGAGACAGCGGGAGGACGATCCCGGTCGCTGTCATCTCATGGAATTACCTACGGAGCTGCTCCTGGAAATCATATCGCATCTCACACTGTTGCCAGAAGCAGCGCTGGCCCTTACTTGCAAGCGCATGTTTGCGATATCTGGAGAGATCCTCGCCTCCAAGTCCCTCCGGTTCAGTCGCGACTTCGCGCCCTTGTTCCACCACTACCGCAACGGACACAACTACGTCACGCCAAGGTGGCAGTTCCTCACCCTGCTAGAGAACAGCCGGTGGCGTCTGTGCTCGAAGTGCCTGAAACTCCACCCTCGAGCCGCATTTTTGCCCCGAGAGTTGCGTCGCAAAGCAGACAATCGAACCTGCAATGTCGGAGAGTTGGCGGGAATTGTCGATTTGTGCCCGTGCAAGAAGTTGACATTCCGGGATAAGATGGACCTAGTGGACCATCTGCGCATGCGGCAGATCACCCTCACAGCCCTCAAATCCCAGTTCGGCAATTCAGTCACAGATCGATATTGCTGGCACTCATGCACCGAGCAGTACGGGCCAACAGAACTTAAAATTGCTCTGTTTCCCGAAATCAACGAGGAGAACCAACTGGTCGTTCGCACAGAGTATCATCTCACGACGGAACCGGGCCAGATCGGCAAGGAGGAATGCATGACACCGCGTTTCGGGTGTGCTCACCGATCTGTGGACCTGTGGCTCGCGAGCGTGTATCAAACCACCATCTGCCGGTTATACGATTCATTCTGCACCTCCTGCAGGCGCATATCTGTCTGCAGTGCTTGCAACACGACGTTAAAGTGTCCTCGCAAGCAACCGCTCAACACGGATAAGTCCGGCAAACGAGCGACCTATTCTTTCTGGACGCAGAGATCTCTTGGAAGCATTTCATCTGTTCCGGACCAGGACTGGGCTATTCAAAGAATCCATCCCGCTGAGCCGTCCATAAGTGTGGATAACTGTAATGAACTTTGCCCGTGGACTGTCCGGGAGCATCCACCGCTTGCTTTTGCGCCCAGTCTGGATCAGGAGATCATTGATCCAGCCATGAATGATCAGACTATGTCCCAGCTGTATTCGTCGATTCGCATGATATAA
- a CDS encoding uncharacterized protein (ID:PFLUO_002480-T1.cds;~source:funannotate), which yields MGLLSWIRPSGRISFYHSKDNQLLLKSKAGDKTTLVDVCRSATPKECNLNPFLFNGHLQTAWTVMKYDPVPIYYKRKVFPSDSAAYTGHYAIDFVVEPYDMPPEGELTDQARTYTLPSGLPERTSFFSEDQFAALPSDDTKPMLVVLHGLSGGSHELYLRHVLAPLVADKSWEACVVNSRGCAQTKITSGVLYNARATWDVRQSVKWLRKMFPNRPLFGIGFSLGANILTNYLGEEGDACQLKAAVICASPWNLDVSSMNLQSTWLGMEVYSSTMGSSMKQMIEQHVEEISKNPRIDVEAVRNIKYLHEFDRALQCPLWGYPTEGAYYRDATSTDSMLAIRIPFMTIQAEDDPIASRNALPFQEITQTPYGVMMTTSWGGHLGWFELGGSRWFVKPVTNFLNKMANEIDMATPGIVEHPQKLPGKIASHKDPEKDLDLTKRDFDPVRRKLALEIVQ from the exons ATGGGCCTGCTGTCCTGGATTCGTCCGAGCGGGCGGATCTCGTTCTATCACTCCAAGGACAACCAGTTACTACTGAAATCAAAGGCTGGGGACAAGACCACTCTGGTGGACGTCTGTCGCAGTGCCACACCGAAGGAATGCAATCTCAACCCGTTCCTATTCAACGGGCACCTGCAGACCGCTTGGACCGTGATGAAATACGACCCGGTGCCGATTTACTACAAGCGCAAGGTGTTCCCGTCCGACAGTGCAGCGTACACGGGACACTATGCGATTGATTTCGTCGTGGAGCCCTACGACATGCCTCCAGAGGGAGAGCTCACCGACCAGGCGAGGACATACACGCTGCCATCCGGCCTGCCTGAACGAACGTCGTTTTTCTCCGAAGATCAATTTGCGGCTCTGCCGTCGGACGACACAAAGCCCATGCTTGTTGTCCTTCACGGTCTGAGCGGTGGCTCTCATGAACTGTACTTGCGGCATGTCCTTGCTCCGCTTGTCGCGGATAAGTCCTGGGAAGCATGCGTGGTCAATTCGAGAGGATGTGCCCAGACTAAGATCACTAGCGGCGTTCTTTACAATGCTCGGGCTACGTGGGATGTCCGACAGTCCGTGAAATGGCTCCGGAAGATGTTTCCCAACAGGCCACTCTTTGGCATCGGGTTCTCTCTGGGTGCTAATATCCTTACCAAT TACCTaggcgaggaaggagatgcCTGTCAACTCAAGGCTGCCGTGATCTGCGCGAGCCCATGGAACCTTGATGTCAGCTCTATGAACCTGCAGAGCACCTGGTTGGGTATGGAGGTATACAGCTCGACCATGGGCTCCAGTATGAAGCAAATGATCGAACA ACACGTCGAGGAAATCTCGAAAAATCCGCGGATTGACGTCGAGGCCGTGAGAAATATCAAGTACCTGCATGAATTTGATCG GGCTTTGCAATGTCCATTATGGGGCTACCCAACCGAAGGCGCATATTACCGTGATGCTACATCTACCGACTCGATGCTGGCAATCCGCATTCCATTCATGACTATTCAGGCCGAAGATGACCCC ATTGCTTCACGCAATGCTCTTCCATTCCAAGAAATCACCCAGACGCCTTACGGTGTTATGATGACTACCTCGTGGGGTGGCCATCTGGGCTGGTTCGAGCTTGGTGGCTCGAGATGGTTTGTCAAGCCG GTGACCAACTTCCTGAACAAGATGGCCAACGAAATCGACATGGCGACTCCCGGCATCGTAGAGCACCCCCAGAAGCTACCTGGAAAGATTGCCAGCCATAAAGACCCTGAGAAAGACCTCGACCTGACAAAACGCGATTTTGATCCTGTTCGTCGCAAGCTGGCCCTGGAGATTGTGCAATAA
- a CDS encoding uncharacterized protein (ID:PFLUO_002481-T1.cds;~source:funannotate) has translation MAPIKGSSKGAPTKGGAKSSKSSTPSSGSRVSKSTKPKGKRPPPKEVKAKARTAPENLKKKKKRVYTEAELDLPRLNAITPVGVVKPKGKKKGKTFVDDQEGMMTILAMVNAEKEGQIESKMMKARQLEEIREAKRKEAEARLAEKKNKLDAAKDSIRNKKKRKSDGGDNSTAVAGVAAKPSKGKRKSVAFA, from the exons ATGGCGCCCATCAAAGGGTCATCCAAAGGCGCCCCTACAAAAGGCGGAGCCAAGTCATCCAAATCGTCTACACCATCGTCCGGGTCGCGGGTGAGCAAATCCACCAAGCCAAAGGGCAAACGACCGCCGCCAAAAGAAGTCAAGGCCAAAGCACGCACCGCACCGgagaacctgaagaagaaaaagaagagagtATACACAGAGGCGGAACTGGATCTGCCCAGGTTGAATGCAATCACGCCTGTCGGGGTAGTGAAGCcgaagggcaagaagaaggggaagacTTTTGTAGACGACCAG GAGGGCATGATGACGATTCTCGCCATGGTCAAcgcagagaaggaaggcCAGATCGAGTCGAAAATGATGAAGGCGCGCCAACTGGAAGAAATTCGCGAGGCTAAGAGAAAGGAAGCAGAGGCACGACTagccgagaagaagaacaagttGGACGCTGCGAAGGATTCGATTCGCAACaagaaaaagcgcaagaGTGATGGTGGAGACAACTCTACAGCAGTGGCAGGTGTTGCAGCGAAACCATCTAAAGGAAAACGGAAGAGCGTTGCATTTGCTTGA
- a CDS encoding uncharacterized protein (ID:PFLUO_002482-T1.cds;~source:funannotate), whose protein sequence is MTINPTYLAQRTRASRSLVDAKSRVLSSYREWLRASPEIQTMYSLGMPVSAIRTKIRQEFEKHRYVNQLNVVDVLLFQSHAEFQETLNYWKQLSHVMKYFRPEEDPGARLPRNFVSGFLEGRN, encoded by the exons ATGACTATCAACCCGACCTATCTTGCACAGCGCACGCGCGCCT CTCGCAGCTTGGTCGACGCGAAATCCCGAGTCCTCAGTTCGTACCGCGAATGGCTTCGTGCG TCTCCCGAGATCCAGACCATGTACTCGCTGGGCATGCCCGTGTCCGCCATCCGCACGAAGATCCGCCAGGAGTTTGAGAAGCACCGCTACGTGAACCAGTTGAACGTGGTGGACGTTCTGCTCTTCCAGAGCCACGCCGAGTTCCAG GAAACCCTCAACTACTGGAAGCAGCTTTCCCACGTCATGAAGTACTTccggccagaagaagaccccGGTGCGCGTTTACCCCGCAACTTCGTCTCTGGCTTCCTGGAGGGCCGCAATTAG
- a CDS encoding uncharacterized protein (ID:PFLUO_002483-T1.cds;~source:funannotate): MPGSIHDQEQEQDQSMMDTEQESTPPGNPILLEEKHIVVLPGSTETAASFQFAGEGHTMGNALRFAIMKNPSVDFCGYTIPHPSDAKMHLRIQTSDSTTALEALEKGMNDLMDLCDVVTEKFTDARDQFNAESGDRMLS; this comes from the exons ATGCCGGGCTCTATCCACGACCAGGAACAAGAACAGGACCAGTCCATGATGGACACCGAGCAGGAATCCACCCCGCCGGGTAACCCTATCCTGTTGGAGGAGAAACATATTGTCGTG CTTCCTGGCTCGACAGAGACTGCTGCATCCTTCCAGTTTGCCGGCGAGGGCCACACGATGGGTAATGCGCTGCGATTTGCCATTATGAAGAA TCCCTCCGTCGACTTCTGCGGCTATACTATCCCTCACCCCTCGGACGCGAAAATGCACCTTCGTATTCAGACCTCCG ACTCTACTACTGCCCTTGAGgccctggagaagggcatgaATGACCTCATGGACCTGTGCGATGTTGTGACAGAAAAGTTCACGGACGCACGGGATCAATTCAACGCCGAGTCTGGTGATCGGATGCTGTCGTGA